A stretch of the Calderihabitans maritimus genome encodes the following:
- a CDS encoding MoaD/ThiS family protein: protein MRVKVKLYGHLRKFVAKLQEANGNTGWVELNDEATVMDIYTAIGLNFDEVMVVDINGKIVGKEAKLRTGDLVSFFPTVGGG from the coding sequence ATGCGAGTCAAGGTGAAGCTTTACGGACATTTGCGCAAATTTGTTGCCAAACTGCAAGAAGCAAACGGGAATACAGGATGGGTGGAACTTAATGACGAGGCTACAGTAATGGACATTTACACTGCTATTGGTTTGAATTTCGATGAAGTCATGGTTGTCGATATTAACGGCAAAATTGTAGGTAAAGAAGCAAAACTGCGAACAGGCGATTTGGTCAGTTTCTTTCCTACAGTGGGCGGAGGATAA
- a CDS encoding sigma-54 interaction domain-containing protein, producing the protein MLLKNAFSKQISFLLGGVGDHLVPLHTSLNSIKGDTRQFKHAKRMNYKGKPARIADTQTGFYFTDGQAYTLGVNGAYECLTGLHGDELFGRNMSELVDKRYFDCSASLRVLEQRYPITFIQHVLKTGRKVMVTGNPVFDEEGNIIMVVTTVRPLRNNKCEHITKPMPFNQLVELPEIGTVVFESEAMKQIVTQAIRAAFSDATVLIQGDSGVGKEVVARLIHEYSPRKHKPFVVVNAAAIPGELFEAEMFGYRSGAFTGARREGQPGLVKAANGGTLFLDEISEVPLSAQAKLLRLLQNKELYPLGSGQPERVDVRFVAASNQDLARLVREGRFRKDLYYRLNVISLYIPPLAERREDIIPLAKHFFKFYLVRYNMKKILTPEALQELANYHWPGNVRELQNLMERLVVLTPGEKITAQMVISELEGLAEQLSTVPLAQKTQENLERAVEKFEKDLIQQALKKYRTYEEASRALGIHRSTLARKIKKYNITK; encoded by the coding sequence ATGCTGTTGAAGAATGCTTTTTCGAAGCAAATATCATTCCTTTTGGGTGGTGTAGGAGATCATCTAGTCCCTTTACATACATCTTTAAATTCTATTAAAGGAGATACCCGGCAGTTTAAACATGCGAAAAGAATGAATTATAAGGGGAAACCAGCACGTATTGCTGATACCCAGACTGGCTTTTATTTTACTGACGGACAGGCTTATACGCTGGGCGTTAACGGTGCCTACGAATGTTTAACTGGTCTGCATGGTGATGAACTGTTCGGCCGCAACATGAGTGAGCTGGTAGATAAGCGTTACTTTGACTGCTCGGCTTCTCTGAGAGTGTTGGAACAGAGGTACCCTATTACTTTTATCCAACATGTGCTTAAAACTGGTCGAAAAGTTATGGTTACCGGGAATCCCGTATTTGATGAAGAAGGCAATATTATTATGGTAGTAACGACGGTGAGGCCCCTTCGAAATAACAAGTGTGAACACATAACTAAACCTATGCCTTTTAATCAATTGGTTGAATTACCCGAGATTGGAACCGTCGTTTTTGAAAGTGAGGCCATGAAACAAATAGTGACCCAAGCCATTCGTGCTGCATTTTCCGATGCTACCGTCTTGATCCAGGGCGATTCTGGCGTCGGTAAAGAAGTTGTGGCCAGGCTTATCCATGAATACAGTCCGAGAAAGCATAAACCATTCGTAGTGGTTAACGCTGCTGCTATTCCGGGGGAACTTTTTGAGGCAGAAATGTTCGGCTACCGTTCGGGAGCTTTTACAGGTGCCCGACGAGAGGGGCAACCTGGATTGGTTAAGGCTGCAAATGGTGGTACTCTGTTTCTGGATGAAATTAGTGAGGTACCCCTCTCTGCACAGGCAAAGCTATTGAGGTTGCTCCAGAATAAAGAATTATACCCCCTGGGTAGCGGGCAGCCAGAAAGGGTAGATGTGCGCTTTGTGGCTGCTTCCAACCAAGATTTAGCACGGTTGGTTCGTGAGGGGCGTTTTCGGAAGGATCTATATTACCGATTAAACGTGATATCCCTTTATATTCCACCTCTGGCAGAGCGACGGGAGGATATCATACCCCTGGCGAAGCATTTTTTTAAGTTTTACCTGGTTCGTTATAATATGAAAAAAATTCTGACTCCGGAAGCCTTGCAGGAGTTAGCCAACTACCACTGGCCAGGTAATGTCCGGGAGTTACAAAACCTGATGGAACGACTGGTGGTTCTGACTCCGGGGGAAAAAATTACCGCTCAAATGGTTATTAGCGAACTGGAAGGATTAGCCGAACAGTTATCCACCGTTCCCCTTGCCCAGAAAACTCAAGAAAACCTGGAAAGAGCAGTAGAAAAATTCGAAAAGGATCTTATTCAGCAGGCGCTTAAAAAATATCGCACATACGAAGAAGCATCCCGTGCCTTAGGCATTCACAGGAGCACCCTGGCTCGGAAAATAAAAAAATATAATATTACAAAATAG
- a CDS encoding succinate--CoA ligase subunit beta: MARLLENQSKDILRQAGIPVPEYYVAGSPEQAAEIVEKLGKPVVLKALVPIGKRGKAGAIKFADNAEQARVLTGELLQMTVSKYPVQQVLVEEKLEIKEELYVSITIDRVKQLPVIIASLSGGIDVEELTKKHPEKVCTYYVHPWKGLFDYQSREIWAGLGVSGKRLVKLGGLLKKLYKVFEDYEAYILEINPLVVTTDDEIVAAASVMAIDDSAMFRHPELAGKVQMGTERAWRPLTDLEKKAVEVNEADPYRGTARYTEMEDGDIGFMCGGGGGSLLLFDALVEFGGRPANYSEFGGNPSDEKVYGLTKVILSKPGVKGLFVAQNITNNTQVDLVAKGVIRAIRELNIDPKDFPIVVREAGVNEETARRLFAEAGIEYYGDEITMTGAARRMVEKMKERYPGYGE, translated from the coding sequence ATGGCTAGGTTGCTGGAGAATCAAAGTAAAGATATCCTGCGCCAGGCGGGCATACCTGTACCGGAATATTATGTGGCTGGAAGCCCGGAGCAAGCCGCTGAAATTGTTGAAAAACTGGGAAAGCCTGTTGTATTAAAGGCGCTGGTACCAATTGGCAAAAGAGGTAAGGCGGGAGCTATCAAATTTGCCGATAATGCCGAACAGGCGCGTGTTCTTACCGGGGAACTGCTGCAAATGACGGTATCTAAATACCCTGTACAACAGGTGCTGGTAGAGGAGAAATTGGAGATAAAGGAGGAACTGTACGTTTCGATCACCATTGATCGAGTTAAGCAATTGCCAGTAATCATTGCCAGCTTAAGTGGCGGCATAGATGTGGAGGAACTGACGAAAAAACATCCCGAGAAGGTTTGCACTTATTATGTTCACCCCTGGAAAGGATTGTTTGATTATCAGAGCCGAGAGATCTGGGCTGGTTTAGGAGTTAGTGGGAAGCGCTTGGTTAAACTAGGAGGTTTATTAAAAAAGCTATATAAGGTGTTTGAAGATTATGAAGCCTATATTCTGGAGATTAACCCGCTGGTTGTGACAACTGATGACGAGATTGTGGCGGCTGCTTCGGTGATGGCTATTGATGACAGTGCTATGTTCCGCCACCCGGAACTGGCTGGTAAAGTCCAGATGGGGACTGAGCGGGCCTGGCGGCCTTTGACCGATCTGGAAAAAAAGGCGGTAGAAGTTAACGAGGCTGATCCTTATCGTGGGACAGCACGGTATACCGAGATGGAGGATGGAGATATCGGTTTTATGTGCGGGGGTGGTGGCGGCAGCCTATTATTGTTTGATGCGTTAGTGGAGTTTGGTGGAAGACCCGCTAATTACTCAGAATTTGGGGGCAATCCATCCGACGAAAAAGTTTATGGCCTAACTAAGGTTATCCTGTCTAAGCCTGGAGTGAAGGGATTGTTTGTTGCACAAAACATTACCAACAATACGCAGGTGGATTTAGTGGCTAAAGGTGTGATTCGGGCAATCCGGGAATTGAATATTGACCCCAAGGATTTCCCGATTGTGGTTCGGGAGGCAGGGGTGAACGAAGAGACTGCCCGGCGCCTTTTTGCTGAAGCGGGGATTGAATATTATGGGGACGAAATTACCATGACTGGCGCAGCCCGGCGCATGGTAGAAAAAATGAAAGAGAGATATCCCGGGTACGGAGAGTAA
- a CDS encoding HpcH/HpaI aldolase/citrate lyase family protein → MVPMRSLLFAPGNNFRRVEKALSLNADGVIVDLEDAVALTEKKAAREMVRKALEIPRRNRLYVRVNALDTDFIQDDLEEVIRPGLDGVVLPKAESAEGIRYVDWLISQQEKKHGLGSGTLDLIPIIESALGVVRALEIASASKRVSRLAFGAIDFTLDIGTNFSKSGTEVFYARSQLVIASSAARIQPPVDTPYPDIQDIEGLVADTKKVRQLGFFGRLVIHPSQIQPVNEIFTPTADEIEHARRVVEAFNEAEARGIAAIQLDGKFIDYPVAARAKKVLELVETLRDKN, encoded by the coding sequence ATGGTTCCCATGCGAAGCTTACTTTTTGCGCCCGGGAATAATTTTAGAAGGGTGGAAAAGGCTCTTAGCCTGAATGCGGATGGCGTCATCGTGGATTTGGAGGATGCTGTAGCGCTTACAGAAAAGAAAGCTGCCAGGGAGATGGTAAGAAAAGCCTTAGAAATTCCTCGGCGCAACAGGCTTTATGTACGTGTAAATGCCTTGGATACGGACTTTATCCAGGATGATTTGGAGGAAGTGATTCGGCCTGGGTTGGATGGAGTTGTACTTCCCAAGGCGGAATCGGCGGAGGGTATTCGGTATGTTGACTGGCTCATCAGCCAGCAGGAAAAAAAACATGGCCTTGGTTCTGGTACATTAGACCTGATCCCTATCATCGAATCGGCGTTGGGTGTTGTACGAGCTTTAGAGATTGCGTCTGCTTCGAAGAGAGTTTCAAGGCTGGCTTTTGGAGCAATTGATTTTACTTTGGATATTGGCACTAATTTTAGCAAATCAGGTACGGAGGTGTTTTATGCCCGTAGTCAATTAGTAATAGCCTCGAGTGCGGCACGCATTCAGCCTCCGGTAGATACGCCTTACCCTGATATTCAAGATATTGAGGGGTTGGTAGCTGATACCAAAAAGGTGCGACAATTAGGTTTCTTTGGACGTTTGGTAATTCATCCATCTCAAATCCAACCGGTAAATGAAATTTTTACTCCTACTGCCGATGAAATAGAACATGCTAGACGGGTTGTTGAAGCTTTTAATGAAGCGGAGGCCAGGGGGATAGCTGCCATTCAGCTTGACGGAAAGTTTATCGACTACCCGGTAGCTGCTCGGGCTAAAAAAGTATTGGAACTGGTGGAAACCTTACGGGATAAGAACTAA
- a CDS encoding sodium:solute symporter family protein — MKKTVTEEDYAVARSSYPWWVLALAYVATTASGSTFMGIPGMAYKMGFKALYYPMIYPIGIYLGSTLLARRTKKMGDRLGSLSIPDYLGDYYQSNLIRVMAAVLGIFLIYYIMAQLVAAGQMFTVVLGLEYKYAIWFAGGLVALYMAMGGSHSDILTDAVQGFLMLLIVILIIVLFFTGYPVGGGGASAVNAALPDNMQWTVHTDPNNPIFYAWWTIFLLFIAHIPFTCLPHLGNKFFALRGTGATKQFNVAASILGLIMGAMVFAGLLGKAMGLGDIPPDQVVPQLFTKLMPPWLGGLLSIAILSAIVSTTDGLFMAVSQLFANDLYRKTYVPLAGKDPNSPEVNRNALLIGRIGVVVVGVVAILMVRKPPALLSILLWVGIGGIVSAFAGPMFLAAFWHRATRAGAIWGMIVSFAFYFWIHLGPKLGLYEGIFPWNKNPFAAAGVGAIISVAVTYIVSLFTEPLPEEHVRKLWAPPSAGEKAGSTVVGDRTTVHA; from the coding sequence ATGAAAAAAACAGTTACGGAGGAAGATTACGCGGTTGCTCGAAGCTCGTATCCGTGGTGGGTTTTGGCATTAGCCTACGTAGCTACTACTGCTAGTGGGTCTACTTTCATGGGTATTCCGGGTATGGCCTACAAAATGGGGTTCAAGGCTCTTTACTACCCGATGATTTATCCAATAGGCATATACCTGGGATCTACACTCCTGGCCCGGCGCACCAAGAAAATGGGAGACCGCTTAGGGTCATTGAGTATTCCAGACTACTTAGGTGACTATTATCAGAGCAATTTAATTCGAGTTATGGCAGCTGTGCTAGGAATATTCCTGATTTACTATATTATGGCGCAGTTGGTAGCAGCCGGACAAATGTTTACAGTTGTTCTGGGACTTGAATACAAGTACGCAATATGGTTTGCAGGGGGCCTTGTAGCTCTATATATGGCTATGGGTGGTTCCCATAGTGATATTCTTACAGATGCTGTACAGGGGTTTTTGATGTTGCTGATAGTTATCCTTATTATTGTTCTGTTTTTCACCGGTTATCCGGTGGGAGGCGGTGGAGCCTCTGCTGTTAATGCGGCTTTACCCGATAACATGCAATGGACAGTCCATACTGATCCGAATAATCCCATTTTCTACGCATGGTGGACCATTTTCCTTCTATTTATTGCTCATATTCCCTTCACATGTTTACCGCATCTTGGTAACAAATTCTTTGCTTTAAGAGGAACCGGAGCAACCAAGCAGTTTAACGTTGCTGCCAGTATACTTGGTTTAATTATGGGTGCCATGGTTTTTGCCGGGTTGTTAGGTAAGGCAATGGGGCTGGGGGATATTCCACCAGACCAGGTTGTTCCGCAGTTATTTACCAAACTTATGCCGCCATGGCTGGGAGGACTATTATCTATTGCAATTCTATCAGCCATCGTTTCCACCACAGATGGTTTGTTTATGGCTGTTTCTCAGCTTTTTGCAAACGACCTATATCGAAAGACTTATGTTCCTCTAGCTGGTAAAGATCCAAATTCGCCAGAGGTTAACCGTAATGCATTGTTAATCGGCCGAATAGGAGTCGTTGTGGTTGGTGTTGTGGCTATATTGATGGTTCGAAAGCCACCTGCTTTGTTATCAATTTTGTTATGGGTAGGCATTGGAGGTATTGTTAGTGCTTTCGCTGGCCCCATGTTCTTAGCTGCCTTTTGGCATAGAGCTACTCGGGCGGGAGCTATTTGGGGTATGATTGTTTCTTTTGCGTTCTATTTCTGGATTCATCTAGGGCCAAAGCTTGGCCTTTATGAAGGCATATTCCCCTGGAATAAGAACCCTTTTGCCGCCGCCGGAGTAGGAGCTATCATAAGCGTGGCAGTAACCTATATAGTCAGCTTGTTTACGGAGCCGTTACCTGAAGAACATGTTAGAAAATTGTGGGCGCCTCCATCTGCTGGAGAAAAAGCGGGAAGTACAGTTGTCGGGGACAGAACAACTGTACATGCTTAA
- a CDS encoding aldehyde ferredoxin oxidoreductase C-terminal domain-containing protein, which produces MYLLRVNMSNLRTALEPLPEEYKLLGNRGLVAEILCREVPARTNPLGAKNKLILAGGPLAGLGISSAARLSAGGKSPLTGGIKEANAGGIAVQRMTRLGIRAIIVEGQAETGKIYLLYLKKDGVELLPAGELKGLGTYDVAKKLRARYGKDIGVITIGPAGEMLMNLAGIFATDSEGQTSRACARGGLGAVMGSKGLKAIVIANDGDYRVPVHDEEAFKKARKEFIKVLMTTPQTSEIYTNYGTASALAPINKLGGLPTYNFRQGSFEKAEAIDGDALYDLIEKRNGAGKHSHACMNGCVIRCSNVVPDEEGNTLVSPLEYETLALLGSNLGIADLDAIASLNKLCNDIGIDTIETGAALGVAIEAGMAPFGDAQEIYRIIEEEIGQGTILGRVLGQGTLITGRVLGISRLPVVKGQAIAAHDPRAIKGMTITYAMSPMGGDHTAGVTLRAPIDHHKPEGQMELSRNIQVIVAAHDSLGFCMFVIPAVGGKPEYVVNLINAVYGTNFQPEWLMEYGKDVIKKERAFNLAAGFNEVHDRLPEMFLEEELPPHNLVSDLSEEDYRRYWDTEFWGEFPKL; this is translated from the coding sequence ATGTACTTGCTTCGGGTAAATATGTCAAATCTTAGAACCGCCTTAGAGCCTTTGCCTGAAGAGTATAAGCTTTTGGGCAACAGAGGCCTTGTAGCTGAAATCCTGTGTCGAGAAGTACCTGCTCGGACCAATCCATTAGGTGCTAAGAACAAGTTGATTTTGGCTGGTGGTCCGTTAGCAGGACTGGGCATTTCTAGCGCAGCACGATTGTCGGCCGGTGGCAAGAGTCCCTTAACAGGGGGAATAAAAGAGGCCAATGCTGGTGGAATAGCTGTGCAGCGAATGACCAGACTGGGGATTCGAGCTATTATTGTTGAAGGGCAAGCAGAAACAGGGAAAATTTACTTGCTTTACCTCAAAAAGGATGGCGTAGAACTTTTGCCAGCGGGTGAATTGAAAGGGCTTGGGACTTACGACGTGGCGAAGAAGTTGCGTGCACGCTACGGGAAAGACATTGGTGTTATTACGATTGGTCCTGCTGGTGAGATGTTAATGAATTTGGCCGGGATTTTTGCTACCGATTCCGAGGGCCAAACCAGCCGCGCCTGCGCCCGGGGAGGCCTTGGGGCGGTAATGGGGAGTAAAGGGCTTAAAGCCATAGTTATCGCAAATGACGGGGACTATCGGGTACCTGTCCATGACGAAGAGGCCTTTAAGAAGGCCCGAAAAGAATTTATCAAAGTATTAATGACTACACCTCAGACTTCAGAAATCTATACTAATTATGGTACAGCCAGTGCCTTAGCCCCTATAAACAAGTTGGGGGGCTTGCCTACTTATAATTTCAGACAAGGTTCCTTTGAAAAGGCGGAAGCTATCGACGGGGATGCCCTTTATGACCTGATTGAAAAGCGAAATGGCGCGGGAAAACACTCTCATGCCTGTATGAACGGATGTGTGATTCGCTGTTCAAACGTAGTACCTGATGAGGAAGGTAATACCTTAGTGTCGCCCTTGGAATATGAGACCTTAGCGTTGTTAGGCTCAAACTTGGGGATAGCAGATTTGGACGCGATTGCAAGTTTAAATAAGCTCTGTAACGATATAGGCATCGATACCATCGAGACAGGAGCAGCCTTAGGAGTTGCCATCGAGGCGGGGATGGCGCCGTTTGGAGATGCCCAAGAAATCTATCGTATCATAGAAGAAGAAATTGGTCAGGGTACAATTTTAGGTCGTGTTTTAGGACAGGGAACCCTCATTACAGGAAGAGTGTTGGGCATAAGTCGATTACCGGTCGTGAAAGGACAGGCTATAGCGGCCCACGATCCTCGGGCTATTAAAGGTATGACTATAACCTATGCTATGAGCCCGATGGGAGGTGACCACACTGCCGGCGTTACCCTGCGAGCTCCTATTGATCATCACAAGCCAGAGGGGCAGATGGAACTATCCAGGAACATTCAGGTAATAGTTGCTGCTCACGATAGTTTGGGTTTTTGCATGTTTGTGATACCCGCTGTAGGGGGAAAGCCTGAATATGTCGTTAATCTCATTAATGCGGTTTATGGCACCAACTTTCAACCGGAGTGGCTCATGGAATACGGCAAAGATGTTATCAAGAAAGAACGAGCCTTTAATTTGGCTGCAGGTTTTAATGAAGTTCATGACCGGCTGCCTGAAATGTTTCTGGAGGAGGAACTACCGCCACACAATTTAGTTTCTGATTTATCCGAGGAAGATTACCGGCGATATTGGGATACCGAATTTTGGGGTGAATTCCCCAAATTGTGA
- a CDS encoding zinc-binding dehydrogenase, whose product MSKGKVAALVGPKKVEIKEFNLPEVQPGAVLLKVRRSNLCGSELHIWRWHHPVIKHAVLGHEMIGEIFELGEGVTTDYAGNPVSVGDKVVPAYYLTCLKCRSCLRGDFNLCQNAYAFWSQPPEKPPHFTGTFATHYYVQPNQYFYKVPDSVPDAVAAGANCGLSQVICGLDLAELRNGESVVIQGAGGLGLYAVAVAKEKGAKVIVIDKVKERLEQAKAFGADYVIDLNEFTTLESRSREVQKLTEGDGADVVLEVAGVPEALIDGVHMIRPGGRYISIGNVNVSKEFEVPVAPGLITRKCAKIIGVVRYNPWYLYRALKFLERNHARYPFDKLTDKEYGLEEVPEALQKAENRVVTRAAIVPNK is encoded by the coding sequence ATGAGTAAAGGGAAAGTAGCAGCTCTAGTGGGGCCTAAAAAAGTGGAAATCAAGGAGTTTAATTTACCGGAGGTACAGCCGGGAGCCGTGCTCTTGAAGGTTCGTAGGAGCAATCTGTGCGGATCTGAACTACATATTTGGAGGTGGCATCATCCGGTCATTAAACATGCGGTTTTAGGACATGAAATGATCGGTGAAATTTTCGAATTGGGGGAAGGTGTAACAACTGATTATGCAGGCAATCCTGTTAGTGTAGGAGATAAGGTAGTACCGGCATATTACCTGACTTGTCTGAAATGCCGTTCTTGTTTGAGGGGAGATTTTAACCTGTGTCAGAATGCCTATGCTTTCTGGTCGCAGCCTCCTGAGAAGCCACCCCATTTTACCGGAACTTTTGCTACCCACTACTACGTACAGCCTAATCAGTATTTCTATAAAGTTCCTGATAGTGTTCCTGATGCGGTGGCGGCCGGTGCTAATTGTGGGCTTTCGCAGGTAATTTGTGGATTGGACCTGGCTGAACTTAGGAACGGAGAGTCAGTAGTCATTCAGGGAGCAGGCGGTCTTGGTCTTTATGCCGTAGCGGTAGCAAAAGAAAAAGGCGCTAAGGTAATTGTAATTGACAAAGTTAAGGAACGTTTGGAGCAGGCTAAAGCCTTTGGTGCCGATTATGTTATCGATTTGAATGAATTTACCACCTTAGAATCTCGAAGCCGAGAGGTACAGAAATTGACGGAAGGCGATGGGGCCGACGTCGTGCTGGAAGTTGCGGGAGTACCGGAAGCCTTAATCGATGGAGTGCATATGATACGGCCTGGGGGACGTTATATTTCCATCGGAAATGTTAATGTGAGTAAGGAATTTGAAGTACCTGTGGCTCCGGGTTTAATTACCAGAAAATGTGCAAAAATTATTGGTGTAGTTAGATATAATCCTTGGTATCTGTACCGGGCCCTGAAGTTCCTGGAGCGGAATCACGCCAGATATCCGTTTGACAAGCTGACCGACAAAGAGTACGGCTTAGAAGAGGTCCCTGAGGCGCTACAAAAGGCGGAGAACAGGGTAGTTACAAGAGCGGCTATCGTACCGAACAAATAG
- a CDS encoding iron-containing alcohol dehydrogenase has protein sequence MKISYFWTASTIITGRGSLARISDEVKNLGATKILVVTDPILSKSGLVERVREALVPAGLEVGLFSEVEPEPSLEIVMKCQQAIKESGCDLLIAVGGGSSIDVAKAASVLATNGGKIRDYIGVNLVPNPGIPVIAVPTTAGTGSEVTPIAILSDVDEEVKKGMVSSYLIPRVAIVDPELTVTMPPHITAATGMDALTHAVEAYISVNATTITDVLALEAIRLISRNLRTAVANGQDMEARSNMAMASLLAGIAFANAGVAAVHALAYPLGAQFHVPHGVANSVLLPYVMEFNLLGVLTKFKTMAMAMGERVEELSDRMAADKFIESIKQLATDVRVPLHMRELGVTAEAIPGMAESAIKITRLLANNPRRLTVDEIKEIYERAL, from the coding sequence ATGAAAATCAGTTACTTTTGGACAGCTAGCACGATTATTACCGGAAGAGGTAGTCTTGCGCGCATTTCTGATGAAGTTAAAAATCTAGGGGCCACCAAAATTTTGGTAGTCACTGATCCTATCCTTTCAAAGAGCGGTCTGGTAGAGCGGGTAAGAGAAGCCCTGGTTCCCGCTGGCCTGGAAGTCGGACTTTTTAGTGAAGTTGAGCCCGAACCGTCCCTGGAGATAGTTATGAAATGTCAACAGGCAATTAAAGAAAGCGGCTGTGACCTCCTGATAGCTGTAGGGGGTGGCAGTTCCATAGACGTGGCCAAGGCTGCTTCCGTTTTGGCGACCAACGGGGGAAAAATCAGAGACTATATTGGCGTAAATCTAGTACCCAATCCGGGCATACCGGTTATCGCGGTACCTACTACGGCTGGTACGGGTAGTGAAGTAACGCCTATTGCTATTCTTTCTGATGTTGATGAAGAGGTTAAAAAGGGAATGGTGAGTTCGTACCTGATTCCCAGGGTAGCCATTGTGGATCCGGAGCTAACGGTTACCATGCCTCCGCACATTACGGCTGCCACTGGTATGGATGCCCTAACCCACGCCGTGGAGGCATACATTTCCGTTAATGCCACAACAATTACTGATGTGCTAGCCCTAGAAGCTATCAGACTCATTTCGCGAAATCTACGTACTGCTGTGGCGAATGGCCAAGATATGGAAGCTAGAAGCAACATGGCTATGGCCAGTCTGCTGGCAGGCATTGCCTTTGCCAATGCTGGTGTTGCTGCCGTACACGCGTTAGCTTACCCTCTGGGCGCGCAGTTTCACGTTCCTCATGGTGTAGCAAATAGCGTATTACTGCCCTATGTAATGGAATTCAACTTACTTGGTGTTCTGACTAAGTTCAAGACCATGGCCATGGCTATGGGTGAGAGGGTTGAGGAACTGTCTGATCGCATGGCGGCAGATAAGTTCATAGAGAGTATTAAACAGCTGGCTACCGATGTGAGAGTTCCCTTACATATGCGTGAGCTTGGTGTAACTGCGGAGGCTATACCAGGCATGGCAGAGAGTGCCATCAAAATTACTCGTTTGCTGGCCAATAATCCGAGAAGACTCACGGTGGATGAAATAAAGGAGATTTATGAAAGGGCATTGTAA
- a CDS encoding succinate--CoA ligase subunit alpha, with protein MAILLDRNCKIVVQGITGREASMVTKHTLDYGTPIVAGVTPGKGGQEVHGVPVYDTLRQACREHEINTAMVYVPPAFVLSAVMEAIDNGIKFIFIATENVPQHDVIKFLHIAREEGVRIVGPNSVGIISPGERMKLGAIGGDNPERCFVPGHVGVISRSGGMTAETAWMVKRAGYGVSTCVSIGGDALIGSPPKDLLALFEQDTDTQAVVTFSEPGTNFEEEMADFVREGGFTKPLISFVAGKFTETLPEGTVFGHAGAMIAGGMGKPSHKIEKLRDAGVHVADKFDDIITLLRQIL; from the coding sequence GTGGCTATTTTGTTGGATCGAAACTGTAAAATTGTTGTGCAGGGAATTACCGGTCGGGAAGCATCCATGGTTACTAAACACACCTTGGATTATGGTACTCCTATCGTTGCGGGGGTGACCCCCGGCAAAGGCGGACAGGAAGTGCACGGAGTACCAGTGTATGACACGTTGAGGCAAGCCTGCCGGGAACATGAAATAAATACGGCTATGGTATATGTACCGCCGGCCTTTGTGCTTAGTGCGGTAATGGAGGCTATAGATAACGGCATCAAGTTTATATTTATAGCCACGGAAAACGTGCCGCAGCATGATGTCATTAAATTCTTGCATATTGCCCGAGAGGAAGGAGTACGCATAGTGGGACCAAACTCAGTGGGCATAATTAGTCCGGGAGAACGGATGAAATTAGGGGCTATAGGAGGCGACAATCCGGAGAGATGTTTTGTCCCCGGCCACGTGGGGGTGATTTCTCGCAGTGGAGGGATGACTGCTGAAACTGCCTGGATGGTTAAAAGAGCGGGGTACGGTGTAAGTACCTGCGTAAGCATTGGGGGTGACGCATTAATAGGCTCACCTCCCAAGGATTTGCTGGCTCTCTTTGAACAAGACACTGACACTCAAGCTGTAGTTACCTTTTCTGAGCCTGGTACAAATTTTGAAGAGGAAATGGCTGATTTTGTCCGGGAGGGAGGTTTTACTAAACCGCTGATTTCCTTCGTGGCCGGGAAGTTTACCGAGACGTTGCCGGAGGGAACGGTTTTCGGACATGCCGGGGCCATGATAGCGGGCGGAATGGGAAAACCTTCCCATAAAATAGAGAAGTTAAGAGACGCAGGGGTGCATGTCGCTGATAAGTTTGACGATATAATTACTTTATTACGGCAAATTTTATGA